From the genome of Thermosipho japonicus:
TATTAAACATTCCCAATTTTCCAGATTAACTTTTATTTTTAAAAATTAATTTTTTGTTGGTCTTTACATAACATGTTTAATGGTAATTTTTTGCAACCAAAAATTATTCATCTTTCTCAGCAATGTAGCAATATTGCATTTTTCAATGTTCGTATCAATTTTTCAGAATTTCCTTTTCACAAATTTTTTGTTCGTAAAGATGAACGGTTACCTCTATACAAACTTATCATTCCTTCTTCCTCACATATAATCTGATCTCATATCAATTACTCCTTCTAGTTTTCCAAAAAAATACTTTACTATTTTTTCTCTTGCGATTTTGTTTTAATATACTATCAATTATTTTCATAATAATGGTTATAGTTATTTTACTGAAAATTTTAAAATCTTCAACAAGTTAATTGCAGACATTAGAAAAATTAAAAACAATATGGAAAATCTCCTACTCTTTAAAAAAAGATTCTTTTTTCATCAAAGCAATTTCTTTAATTTCAACATTTTTATTGTAATTTTTTATCCTTCTGGTTAATTATTTCACAATATATATTTTATATTAACTACCTTTAAAAAATAAATTTCTTGTCAGATTTAGCAATTTTCCAAAAGATTAAAATTAAATTTTTTATACATTAATAGCTTTGGCCATCGCTTTTGATCATATTCGCTAAGATACTTTTATAGTTAAAAATAAAAAAAGATTGTAAAAAATTTATCATATCATTTTTTATTTTTAGTTAAAAGATGTATAATAATTATGTAAAACGAAAACAAAAAGGGGGGATTAAATTATGACAATCAATGAACTTTTGGGGGTTGCATTAAAAATTGAAGGTGCAGGCTATTCCTATTACGAAAAACTTTCAAATGTGTCAAGCGGAACTCTAAAGGACTTATTTCTTGAACTTGCAAATGAAGAAAGAGAACATGCAAAGATATTTGAAGAAATTCTATCAAACTTTAAAGATGAAAAAAACTTAAATCTCAACGAAGAAGAAATTGGCTATTTAAAAGCATTTGCAGATGATGTAATATTTCCAAAATTAAATATTGAAAAAATTCCAACAAGTGTAAAAGATGCAATTAAATTTGCAATTGAGGTTGAAAAAGACTCTATAATATTCTATAACGATATTAAAATGCTTGTTCCTGACAATAGCGCAATTGAAAAAGTTATTGAAGAAGAAAAAAAGCACATGAAAAAACTCATTCTTAGATTAAGAGAAGACGATGAATTTGACATTTACAGTGAGGGTAGTAAAATATAAGACTTACAAAATCTTTTAAAAGTCCAGGTTAATGCCTGGACTTTTCTTCTTG
Proteins encoded in this window:
- a CDS encoding ferritin family protein; the protein is MTINELLGVALKIEGAGYSYYEKLSNVSSGTLKDLFLELANEEREHAKIFEEILSNFKDEKNLNLNEEEIGYLKAFADDVIFPKLNIEKIPTSVKDAIKFAIEVEKDSIIFYNDIKMLVPDNSAIEKVIEEEKKHMKKLILRLREDDEFDIYSEGSKI